Proteins co-encoded in one Medicago truncatula cultivar Jemalong A17 chromosome 8, MtrunA17r5.0-ANR, whole genome shotgun sequence genomic window:
- the LOC25502246 gene encoding probable phosphoribosylformylglycinamidine synthase, chloroplastic/mitochondrial, protein MAAAGEVGVSEFLQGTCRQTLFLLKKPQKSTSQLLWGTLCNRGRVSSSSRKSLSLRCQAQENPRVVVSGTAASSVEQHSGLVEKPSALVIHFYRVPFIQESAAAELLKKAQAKISNQIVDLKTEQCFNVGLGSHLSSGKLSVLRWLLSETFEPENLGTESFLEKKRKEGLEKVIVEVGPRLSFTTAWSANAVSICQACGLTEVNRLERSRRYLLYTNGELQEHQINEFAAMVHDRMTECVYTQKLTSFETSVVPEEFYYIPVTEKGRKALEEINLKMGFAFDDQDLEYYTKLFREDIKRNPTNVELFDIAQSNSEHSRHWFFTGKIFIDGQPMNKTLMQIVKSTLQANPNNSVIGFKDNSSAIRGFQVKPLRPVQPGSTSPLNLIERIMHILFTAETHNFPCAVAPHPGAETGAGGRIRDTHAAGRGSFVQAATAGYCVGNLNTAVLYAPWEDPSFTYPSNLASPLQILIDASNGASDYGNKFGEPLIQGFCRTFGMRLPSGDRREWLKPIMFSAGIGQIDHLHISKGEPDIGMLVVKIGGPAYRIGMGGGAASSMVSGQNDAELDFNAVQRGDAEMAQKLYRLVRACIELGDKNPIVSIHDQGAGGNCNVVKEIIYPKGAEIDVRAIVVGDHTMSVLEIWGAEYQEQDAILVKPESHELLKSICKRERVSMAVIGTISGDGRVVLVDSLATQKCLSNGLPPPPPAVDLELKKVLGDMPQKSFEFNRIVYEREPLDIAPGITVIDSLKRVLSLPSVCSKRFLTTKVDRCVTGLVAQQQTVGPLQIPLADVAVTAQTFTDVTGGACAIGEQPIKGLLDPTAMARLAVGEALTNLVWAKVTSLSDVKASGNWMYAAKLDGEGAAMYDAAISLSEAMIELGIAIDGGKDSLSMAAHSGSEVVRAPGNLVISVYVTCPDITKTVTPDLKLEDDGVLLHIDLSKGKRRLGGSALAQAFDQVGDECPDVDDIPYLKKVFEGVQELLTDELISAGHDISDGGLLVCALEMAFAGNRGFVLDLNSQGKSLFQTLYAEELGLVLEVSKKNLTNVMEKLNSAGVLTEIIGQVTITPSIEVKVDGVTCLEEKTSILRDMWEDTSFQLEKFQRLASCVDMEREGLKHRYEPSWELTYTPSFTDDKYMSAALKPKVAVIREEGSNGDREMAAAFYAAGFEPWDVTMSDLLNGVVSLQEFRGIVFVGGFSYADVLDSAKGWSASIRFNESVLKQFQEFYKRPDTFSLGVCNGCQLMALLGWVPGPQVGGVHGAGGDLSQPRFIHNESGRFECRFTNVTIKDSPAMMFKGMAGSTMGIWTAHGEGRAYFPDEGVLERVVHSDLAPVRYCDDAGNPTETYPFNVNGSPLGVAAICSPDGRHLAMMPHPERCFLMWQFPWYPKLWNVDKKGPSPWLRMFQNARDWCS, encoded by the exons ATGGCAGCTGCTGGAGAAGTTGGGGTATCTGAATTCCTTCAG GGTACATGCAGACAAACATTGTTTTTGCTAAAAAAACCTCAGAAATCTACAAGTCAATTGCTTTGGGGTACCCTTTGTAACAGGGGTCGTGTTTCAAGTTCATCTCGAAAATCGTTGAGTTTGAGATGTCAAGCTCAAGAAAATCCAAGAGTTGTGGTTTCTGGGACTGCTGCAAGTTCAGTAGAACAACATTCTGGTTTGGTCGAGAAGCCTTCTGCTCTAGTTATTCATTTTTACCGTGTACCGTTTATCCAAGAAAGTGCAGCTGCCGAGCTTTTAAAGAAAGCTCAAGCAAAGATCTCTAATCAGATAGTGGACTTAAAGACTGAACAATGCTTTAATGTTGGCCTTGGTTCACACCTTTCAAGCGGAAAGCTTTCGGTTCTTAGATGGCTTCTTTCAGAAACATTTGAGCCTGAGAATTTAGGAACTGAGAGCTTTCTTGAGAAAAAGAGGAAGGAGGGTCTGGAGAAAGTTATAGTTGAGGTTGGTCCCAGGTTATCATTTACCACAGCATGGTCTGCCAATGCTGTGTCAATTTGCCAAGCATGTGGTTTGACAGAAGTGAATCGTTTGGAACGGTCAAGGAGGTATTTGTTGTATACAAATGGTGAATTACAAGAACATCAAATTAATGAATTTGCAGCTATGGTGCATGATAGGATGACTGAATGCGTTTATACCCAGAAGCTAACATCCTTTGAAACCAGTGTAGTTCCGgaggaattttattatatacCTGTCACGGAGAAGGGGAGGAAGGCATTGGAAGAGATTAATCTGAAGATGGGTTTCGCATTTGATGACCAGGATTTGGAATACTACACCAAACTTTTCAGAGAAGATATTAAGCGTAATCCAACGAATGTGGAATTGTTTGATATTGCTCAGTCCAACAGTGAGCATAGCAGGCATTGGTTTTTTACCGGAAAGATTTTTATTGACGGACAACCTATGAATAAGACTCTGATGCAAATTGTGAAAAGCACTTTACAGGCAAATCCAAACAACTCAGTTATTGGCTTTAAGGATAACTCAAGTGCAATTAGGGGTTTCCAAGTAAAGCCATTACGACCAGTTCAGCCCGGTTCAACAAGTCCGTTAAACTTGATAGAACGCATCATGCATATCTTATTTACAGCTGAAACACATAATTTTCCATGTGCAGTGGCACCTCATCCCGGTGCAGAGACAGGTGCAGGAGGTCGCATTAGGGATACACATGCAGCAGGAAGGGGTTCGTTTGTGCAAGCAGCTACAGCTGGTTATTGTGTTGGGAATCTCAACACCGCAGTGCTCTATGCTCCATGGGAAGATCCGTCCTTTACTTATCCGTCAAATTTGGCCTCGCCTTTGCAGATTCTTATTGATGCAAGTAATGGTGCTTCTGACTACGGGAACAAATTTGGGGAGCCGTTGATCCAAGGCTTCTGTAGAACTTTTGGAATGAGACTTCCTAGTGGGGATAGGCGGGAATGGTTGAAGCCGATCATGTTTAGTGCAGGAATTGGCCAGATTGACCACCTTCATATATCAAAAGGAGAGCCTGACATTGGAATGCTGGTTGTTAAAATTGGTGGTCCAGCTTATCGTATTGGGATGGGAGGCGGGGCAGCCTCAAGTATGGTTAGTGGACAGAATGATGCTGAGCTTGATTTCAATGCTGTGCAACGTGGTGATGCTGAGATGGCACAGAAACTTTATCGTCTTGTTCGTGCTTGTATTGAGTTGGGGGATAAAAATCCAATTGTTAGCATTCATGATCAAGGTGCTGGTGGGAACTGCAATGTTGTGAAGGAAATTATATATCCAAAGGGTGCTGAGATAGATGTCAGAGCAATTGTGGTTGGTGATCATACAATGTCTGTTCTAGAGATTTGGGGTGCAGAGTATCAGGAGCAAGATGCGATCTTGGTGAAGCCAGAAAGTCATGAGCTCTTAAAATCAATTTGTAAAAGGGAAAGAGTTTCAATGGCTGTGATTGGAACTATTAGTGGTGATGGACGAGTTGTGTTAGTTGATAGTTTAGCAACTCAGAAGTGTCTCTCAAATGGACTCCCTCCACCTCCCCCTGCTGTGGATCTTGAACTTAAGAAGGTCCTCGGTGACATGCCGCAGAAATCTTTTGAATTTAATCGAATTGTTTATGAGCGGGAGCCACTTGATATTGCCCCCGGGATTACAGTAATAGATTCTCTGAAGAGGGTATTGAGTTTACCATCTGTCTGTTCAAAACGCTTCTTAACAACAAAAGTTGATAGGTGTGTTACCGGTTTAGTGGCACAGCAGCAAACTGTTGGCCCTTTGCAAATTCCCCTTGCTGATGTTGCTGTTACCGCACAGACTTTTACCGACGTGACTGGAGGTGCATGTGCCATTGGGGAACAACCAATCAAAGGTCTGTTAGACCCAACGGCGATGGCTCGGTTAGCCGTTGGAGAAGCACTCACCAATCTTGTATGGGCAAAGGTGACTTCACTTTCTGATGTCAAGGCGAGTGGAAATTGGATGTATGCTGCCAAGCTTGACGGGGAAGGGGCTGCCATGTATGATGCTGCCATATCTTTGTCAGAAGCAATGATTGAACTTGGTATTGCTATTGATGGAGGAAAAGACAGTCTTTCTATGGCTGCCCATTCCGGAAGTGAAGTTGTCAGAGCTCCTGGAAATCTTGTAATTAGTGTTTATGTTACTTGTCCTGATATTACAAAAACCGTGACTCCAGATTTAAAACTTGAAGACGATGGTGTTTTGCTTCATATTGATTTGTCAAAGGGTAAGCGTCGATTAGGTGGATCTGCTCTTGCACAAGCATTTGACCAAGTTGGAGATGAGTGTCCTGATGTTGATGATATACCTTACCTTAAAAAGGTCTTTGAAGGTGTTCAAGAGCTTCTTACTGACGAACTGATCTCTGCCGGTCATGATATCAGTGATGGTGGGCTACTAGTTTGTGCGTTAGAGATGGCATTTGCTGGCAATCGTGGATTTGTTTTGGACTTGAATTCACAAGGCAAGAGCCTTTTCCAAACACTATATGCAGAAGAGCTTGGGTTAGTTCTTGAGGTAAGCAAGAAAAATTTGACTAATGTGATGGAGAAATTGAACAGTGCGGGAGTTTTGACTGAGATCATCGGTCAAGTTACTATCACTCCATCAATTGAAGTTAAGGTTGATGGGGTGACTTGTTTGGAAGAAAAAACTAGTATTCTTAGAGACATGTGGGAAGATACTAGTTTTCAGCTGGAAAAATTCCAAAGATTGGCTTCTTGTGTGGATATGGAGAGAGAAGGGCTTAAACATCGTTACGAGCCCTCATGGGAACTGACATACACTCCTTCCTTCACTGATGATAAGTACATGTCTGCTGCTTTAAAACCTAAAGTAGCCGTGATAAGAGAAGAAGGGAGCAACGGAGACAGAGAAATGGCTGCAGCGTTTTATGCTGCCGGTTTTGAACCGTGGGATGTTACTATGTCAGACCTTCTTAATGGTGTGGTCTCTTTGCAAGAGTTCCGTGGAATTGTGTTTGTTGGTGGGTTTAGCTATGCCGATGTGCTTGACTCTGCAAAGGGTTGGTCCGCTTCCATAAGATTTAATGAGTCTGTTTTAAAGCAGTTTCAAGAGTTTTACAAGCGTCCTGACACTTTCAGTCTAGGTGTATGCAATGGTTGTCAACTCATGGCTTTGTTGGGATGGGTACCAGGACCTCAAGTTGGCGGTGTGCATGGTGCCGGCGGCGACCTATCGCAGCCTAGGTTCATTCACAACGAGTCCGGAAGATTTGAATGCCGCTTTACAAATGTGACAATAAAGGACTCACCGGCTATGATGTTCAAAGGTATGGCTGGTAGTACAATGGGGATATGGACTGCTCATGGTGAGGGAAGAGCTTATTTCCCGGACGAAGGTGTGTTGGAACGTGTTGTTCATTCAGATTTAGCTCCTGTAAGATATTGTGATGATGCTGGTAATCCAACAGAGACATATCCTTTCAATGTGAATGGCTCTCCTTTAGGAGTAGCAGCTATTTGTTCTCCCGACGGAAGACATCTTGCAATGATGCCTCATCCAGAGCGTTGCTTCTTAATGTGGCAGTTTCCATGGTATCCAAAGTTGTGGAATGTTGATAAGAAGGGGCCTAGTCCTTGGTTGCGCATGTTCCAGAATGCTCGAGATTGGTGTTCCTGA
- the LOC25502247 gene encoding putative GEM-like protein 8 isoform X1, which yields MNSSTGNNIYSSSHTQPSINVVLLLTAAKETTATAKMEHKKATTRKNTSFACRVHQHVKLGPKLSETLKGKLSLGARIIQEGGRGNIFKNIFGMQEGEKVLKASQCYLYTTAGPIAGVLFISTQKVAFCSERPITFSSASTGESRKIPYKVLIPIGKIKEVNEGQNVNQEEQKYIEIVTHDDSEFWFMGFLRYEKAFRNLQKAISMSI from the exons ATGAATTCTTCTACGGGTAATAACATATACTCTTCTTCTCATACACAACCTTCAATTAATGTGGTTCTTCTTTTAACTGCAGCCAAAGAAACTACTGCAACTGCTAAAATGGAGCACAAGAAAGCAACAACCAGGAAAAACACAAGTTTTGCATGTAGGGTTCATCAACATG TAAAACTAGGTCCTAAACTATCAGAGACTCTGAAGGGTAAGTTGAGTTTGGGTGCAAGGATAATACAAGAAGGTGGGAGAGGGAACATTTTCAAGAATATTTTTGGTATGCAAGAAGGAGAGAAAGTGTTGAAGGCTTCACAATGTTACTTATACACAACAGCTGGTCCTATTGCTGGTGTTCTTTTCATCTCCACCCAAAAAGTTGCATTTTGTAGTGAAAGACCAATAACCTTCTCTTCTGCATCAACGGGAGAGTCGCGCAAGATACCGTACAAG GTTTTGATACCAATTGGGAAGATAAAAGAAGTCAATGAAGGGCAGAATGTGAATCAGGAAGAACAAAAGTATATAGAAATTGTTACTCACGATGATTCTGAATTTTGGTTTATGGGATTTTTACGATATGAGAAAGCTTTTAGGAATCTTCAAAAAGCCATTTCAATGTCCATTTAG
- the LOC25502247 gene encoding putative GEM-like protein 8 isoform X2, translating to MNSSTAKETTATAKMEHKKATTRKNTSFACRVHQHVKLGPKLSETLKGKLSLGARIIQEGGRGNIFKNIFGMQEGEKVLKASQCYLYTTAGPIAGVLFISTQKVAFCSERPITFSSASTGESRKIPYKVLIPIGKIKEVNEGQNVNQEEQKYIEIVTHDDSEFWFMGFLRYEKAFRNLQKAISMSI from the exons ATGAATTCTTCTACGG CCAAAGAAACTACTGCAACTGCTAAAATGGAGCACAAGAAAGCAACAACCAGGAAAAACACAAGTTTTGCATGTAGGGTTCATCAACATG TAAAACTAGGTCCTAAACTATCAGAGACTCTGAAGGGTAAGTTGAGTTTGGGTGCAAGGATAATACAAGAAGGTGGGAGAGGGAACATTTTCAAGAATATTTTTGGTATGCAAGAAGGAGAGAAAGTGTTGAAGGCTTCACAATGTTACTTATACACAACAGCTGGTCCTATTGCTGGTGTTCTTTTCATCTCCACCCAAAAAGTTGCATTTTGTAGTGAAAGACCAATAACCTTCTCTTCTGCATCAACGGGAGAGTCGCGCAAGATACCGTACAAG GTTTTGATACCAATTGGGAAGATAAAAGAAGTCAATGAAGGGCAGAATGTGAATCAGGAAGAACAAAAGTATATAGAAATTGTTACTCACGATGATTCTGAATTTTGGTTTATGGGATTTTTACGATATGAGAAAGCTTTTAGGAATCTTCAAAAAGCCATTTCAATGTCCATTTAG